In Maylandia zebra isolate NMK-2024a linkage group LG12, Mzebra_GT3a, whole genome shotgun sequence, a single genomic region encodes these proteins:
- the zbtb34 gene encoding zinc finger and BTB domain-containing protein 34 isoform X1 encodes MLICKTAVNKLEKRIQEMDDGSYFEFDVPEFSNTVLTQLNELRLQGKLCDIIVHVQGQPFRAHKAVLAASSPYFRDHSALSTMSGLSISVIKSPEVFEQLLAFCYTGHMSLQLKDIISFLTAASFLQMQAIIDKCTQILESLHSKISLPVSVSSPEKDSLQTSRNGVNDSNLFINPTQISPPYYSRQTQAGNEVRLELGGKSLGRVRQQQEEGHSDRGSSDSVSEHDAPVEGETEQVELIGKDGQVTDVHVKIEKTNRPTYSDSSSAGDDGYHTELVDGDQVVAVTVGSYGPVIQPASYSYSGLSSPCFVNLSNTSPSRSILSGFRGGRARAKRPLAIPAGVLSHIKPGSDDGESTVGPTGLENDVRERSLRSQWYPYNERLICIYCGKTFNQKGSLDRHMRLHMGITPFVCKFCGKKYTRKDQLEYHIRGHTDNKPFHCQICGKCFPFQGTLNQHLRKKHLGASEGSNHMDSPERMEGSSGQKDQEDTSEGMAFEAQYAEEAPANEMEESSKCSPEEAQASRCDF; translated from the coding sequence GCTGTCAACAAACTGGAGAAACGTATACAAGAAATGGACGACGGCAGCTACTTCGAGTTTGATGTGCCGGAGTTCAGCAACACTGTTCTGACCCAACTCAATGAGTTGCGGCTGCAAGGGAAGCTGTGCGACATCATTGTTCACGTTCAGGGCCAGCCCTTTCGAGCCCACAAGGCCGTGCTGGCAGCTAGTTCACCCTACTTCCGTGACCACTCAGCTTTGAGCACCATGAGTGGCCTTTCCATTTCAGTCATCAAAAGCCCTGAGGTGTTTGAACAGCTTCTTGCTTTCTGCTACACAGGTCACATGTCCCTGCAGCTCAAAGATATTATCAGTTTTCTCACCGCTGCCAGCTTTCTGCAAATGCAGGCAATCATTGACAAGTGCACCCAAATCCTGGAGAGCCTCCATTCCAAGATCAGCCTCCCAGTTAGTGTCAGCAGCCCAGAGAAAGACAGCTTGCAGACTAGCCGCAACGGGGTCAATGACAGCAACCTCTTCATAAATCCCACCCAGATCTCCCCCCCTTACTACTCCCGACAGACTCAGGCAGGGAATGAAGTGCGCTTGGAGCTGGGAGGAAAAAGCCTGGGCCGGGTGAGACAGCAGCAAGAGGAAGGCCACTCGGATCGTGGCAGTAGTGATAGTGTGTCAGAGCACGATGCGCCCGTGGAGGGAGAAACAGAGCAAGTGGAACTGATTGGCAAAGATGGGCAAGTAACAGATGTGCATGTGAAGATAGAAAAGACCAATAGGCCCACTTATTCAGACAGTTCCTCAGCTGGTGATGATGGCTATCACACAGAGTTGGTGGATGGAGACCAGGTAGTGGCTGTCACTGTGGGCTCTTATGGTCCTGTAATCCAGCCTGCTTCCTATTCTTACTCAGGGCTGTCCTCCCCGTGCTTTGTCAACCTCAGCAACACCAGTCCTTCCCGCTCCATTCTCAGTGGCTTCAGAGGTGGCCGAGCCAGGGCAAAGCGCCCGTTGGCTATCCCCGCAGGGGTGCTGAGTCATATTAAACCAGGCTCAGACGATGGCGAATCAACTGTGGGACCCACAGGGTTGGAGAACGATGTGCGAGAACGTAGCCTACGGAGCCAGTGGTACCCTTACAATGAGAGACTCATTTGCATCTACTGTGGAAAGACCTTCAATCAGAAAGGGAGCCTAGACCGCCACATGCGCCTGCACATGGGAATCACCCCATTTGTTTGTAAATTCTGTGGCAAGAAGTACACAAGGAAAGACCAGCTGGAGTACCACATCCGTGGCCACACGGACAACAAGCCCTTTCACTGTCAGATCTGTGGGAAATGCTTCCCATTTCAGGGCACCCTTAACCAACACCTGAGGAAGAAGCACCTGGGAGCATCAGAGGGCAGCAATCACATGGACTCTCCAGAGAGGATGGAGGGAAGCTCAGGTCAGAAGGACCAAGAAGATACGTCTGAGGGGATGGCCTTTGAGGCACAATATGCAGAAGAGGCACCAGCCAATGAAATGGAGGAGAGTTCAAAGTGCAGTCCAGAGGAGGCTCAAGCATCAAGATGTGATTTTTAG
- the zbtb34 gene encoding zinc finger and BTB domain-containing protein 34 isoform X2, translating into MAVNKLEKRIQEMDDGSYFEFDVPEFSNTVLTQLNELRLQGKLCDIIVHVQGQPFRAHKAVLAASSPYFRDHSALSTMSGLSISVIKSPEVFEQLLAFCYTGHMSLQLKDIISFLTAASFLQMQAIIDKCTQILESLHSKISLPVSVSSPEKDSLQTSRNGVNDSNLFINPTQISPPYYSRQTQAGNEVRLELGGKSLGRVRQQQEEGHSDRGSSDSVSEHDAPVEGETEQVELIGKDGQVTDVHVKIEKTNRPTYSDSSSAGDDGYHTELVDGDQVVAVTVGSYGPVIQPASYSYSGLSSPCFVNLSNTSPSRSILSGFRGGRARAKRPLAIPAGVLSHIKPGSDDGESTVGPTGLENDVRERSLRSQWYPYNERLICIYCGKTFNQKGSLDRHMRLHMGITPFVCKFCGKKYTRKDQLEYHIRGHTDNKPFHCQICGKCFPFQGTLNQHLRKKHLGASEGSNHMDSPERMEGSSGQKDQEDTSEGMAFEAQYAEEAPANEMEESSKCSPEEAQASRCDF; encoded by the exons atg GCTGTCAACAAACTGGAGAAACGTATACAAGAAATGGACGACGGCAGCTACTTCGAGTTTGATGTGCCGGAGTTCAGCAACACTGTTCTGACCCAACTCAATGAGTTGCGGCTGCAAGGGAAGCTGTGCGACATCATTGTTCACGTTCAGGGCCAGCCCTTTCGAGCCCACAAGGCCGTGCTGGCAGCTAGTTCACCCTACTTCCGTGACCACTCAGCTTTGAGCACCATGAGTGGCCTTTCCATTTCAGTCATCAAAAGCCCTGAGGTGTTTGAACAGCTTCTTGCTTTCTGCTACACAGGTCACATGTCCCTGCAGCTCAAAGATATTATCAGTTTTCTCACCGCTGCCAGCTTTCTGCAAATGCAGGCAATCATTGACAAGTGCACCCAAATCCTGGAGAGCCTCCATTCCAAGATCAGCCTCCCAGTTAGTGTCAGCAGCCCAGAGAAAGACAGCTTGCAGACTAGCCGCAACGGGGTCAATGACAGCAACCTCTTCATAAATCCCACCCAGATCTCCCCCCCTTACTACTCCCGACAGACTCAGGCAGGGAATGAAGTGCGCTTGGAGCTGGGAGGAAAAAGCCTGGGCCGGGTGAGACAGCAGCAAGAGGAAGGCCACTCGGATCGTGGCAGTAGTGATAGTGTGTCAGAGCACGATGCGCCCGTGGAGGGAGAAACAGAGCAAGTGGAACTGATTGGCAAAGATGGGCAAGTAACAGATGTGCATGTGAAGATAGAAAAGACCAATAGGCCCACTTATTCAGACAGTTCCTCAGCTGGTGATGATGGCTATCACACAGAGTTGGTGGATGGAGACCAGGTAGTGGCTGTCACTGTGGGCTCTTATGGTCCTGTAATCCAGCCTGCTTCCTATTCTTACTCAGGGCTGTCCTCCCCGTGCTTTGTCAACCTCAGCAACACCAGTCCTTCCCGCTCCATTCTCAGTGGCTTCAGAGGTGGCCGAGCCAGGGCAAAGCGCCCGTTGGCTATCCCCGCAGGGGTGCTGAGTCATATTAAACCAGGCTCAGACGATGGCGAATCAACTGTGGGACCCACAGGGTTGGAGAACGATGTGCGAGAACGTAGCCTACGGAGCCAGTGGTACCCTTACAATGAGAGACTCATTTGCATCTACTGTGGAAAGACCTTCAATCAGAAAGGGAGCCTAGACCGCCACATGCGCCTGCACATGGGAATCACCCCATTTGTTTGTAAATTCTGTGGCAAGAAGTACACAAGGAAAGACCAGCTGGAGTACCACATCCGTGGCCACACGGACAACAAGCCCTTTCACTGTCAGATCTGTGGGAAATGCTTCCCATTTCAGGGCACCCTTAACCAACACCTGAGGAAGAAGCACCTGGGAGCATCAGAGGGCAGCAATCACATGGACTCTCCAGAGAGGATGGAGGGAAGCTCAGGTCAGAAGGACCAAGAAGATACGTCTGAGGGGATGGCCTTTGAGGCACAATATGCAGAAGAGGCACCAGCCAATGAAATGGAGGAGAGTTCAAAGTGCAGTCCAGAGGAGGCTCAAGCATCAAGATGTGATTTTTAG